The following is a genomic window from Nicotiana tabacum cultivar K326 chromosome 3, ASM71507v2, whole genome shotgun sequence.
agatctgctggcatccgtaaaccttgaagtccccttccatttcccCTTATTTACTGCTCTTTTCATTCGAGACAGTTGTACTTATTTCACACTCTGTTTGTATAAATTCTAGAAGCTCGTAAATTGTGATTCCAGATCCGGATTGTACTAAATATTATTGGTTGTTATGTTATTCCACAATcagttttttgttttatttcggCTTAATTGATTTTACATATTGAAATTGATCAAAATTAGCTTAAAGATCCTCTAATGTTAActtgcctagcaaatgaaatgttatgTGTTATTACGATTCCGAAAGAGAATTTCAGACGCAATCGTTGAGACGGAATCGTGACACTCATCCGCTTTAAAACCCCGTAAGTCTCCTAACTTATATTTACAGTTAAATACAACATTATGATTATTAATAACTCTACGTTTAAGGTTATAAGTATTCATGCCCCTAAAATGTTGGGTCCACCACTTCTAATGCGACACTTCATAGATACTTATCATTTTGAAAAAGTTGACAAGTATTACAAAGTTTCTCCATCCACTAACTGAAACAAAAAACTTTATTTCAGATTTTTTATGAATAATTGTGCGGTAAGGGCAGCTACGTGTTTTTTAGGGACTATTCCCTTTTTCGAGTCACTATATTATAGAGAAATAAATATTTGGGTGCTGCACAAGATTTTGTATTTATCTTGATTTgagaatatttttcattaatggaGATCGTTTTCTGGGGACTGGGCTTCTTTTTGATGATCCAATCGTGGTTTTCAAGTTGCAACTTTTATGTTAACTTACATATAACAATATCAAGCTCTTgcaacttattaaaaagtcaagaTTTAAAATTTATGGGTTCGAAATTTCTCCATCTAAATAACTAAATACTAAATTaattatatgtatatgtatattcaACGAATTTCTAAAGACAAATACGACATCTATATCAAAACTATTGGACTCAGCCTGACCCAAAAACTTAAGCTCTAGCGATCCGCCCATGATTAGAAACATTTGAAAGATGAAACTTCTCTCATTGGCAAAGCTCCTAACTAATAAGCTTGCAGAATAGTTGAAGCTTATGCTATACAATTAGATTTAAGTAATGTTAGcgtaaaaattcttttttttttagaaatataatcgTGATAGTAGATATATTAGTTATCATTTTTACCAAGTAATTAAGTAGTAATATTTATTATCGAAATTCACCCGTAATTACCTTAtaagtaaattaattatttaaatatttttataatgtgaGTACATAAGACTTATACTCTTTAAAATTTTCACAGTTTTGTAGGCTTCGTGATTTTTCCCTCTTTATCTAGCTAGATCATTTTCTTTGAAGAAAATAACTTCTTAATTATAAAGAAAGCTACATACTAACTTTTAGGTAGTTGTAACTCACATAATGAAGAATAGTCAAACAGAAATAGACATATGATTCTCATTAATTATATATAACTAAGCATCAGACGATACAATATCCGAGTTACAAACACTGCCGACCATAATACAGACTACCTTCTTATTTAGGGACTGAGGATTTTTACCAATATTTCTATTTACAAAGTTAGAGCTAAACTTTTCTCATAAATCCTAcaccaacttaaaataaattaccTTCTAATAAAGAGTCTAAGTTTTAGGCACTGACAGTGTATATATTCTTTTTACACTATCGGGTCAACTTAACCTACAATAATAGGATAATTCTTCATATTAGACCTGATATCATAACCTGCTATAATTGGTTAAATTGAATTGATACCGTAAAAAGTTCTTTCCACTGTCAGCATGTTTAACTTAAATTCTCAAATGAATAACCCCTTGTTAGCCGATAAAAAATGTGTTATCCTGGTTATCCAAGCAATAAAACTGAGGAAACATCTTAGTTTCTTCTTCGTCAGTCATCCATAGAGTGCTATCTGGGCAATATTCCCACATAGTTGATGGCaaaattggtttattttttgTGTCATTTTCTTCTGATAATAATTCAATATCTTTCCATATTTCATCCATAGAGTACACCTTCATGCTTTTCCCTTTCTCTTGATCACCAACTTTCTTTTTCCCTGCATTTTGCAAGCTAATTTGTTCATGCACGCCCAACAATCCACCAGTATCGTAGAAGTTTCTTTCGTTATTTTCGGTAATGGGCATAAATTCCACGTCAGGACTGTTGGAAGAGAAATAAGATGAACAGTTGGAGAAAGATGAAGATGGAGAAATAGAAGCCTTATTTTTCCTGTCATCTTGAGCCTTCTTCCTCATATGAGTTCTCCAATAATTCTTGATTTCATTGTCAGTTCTCCCTGGTAATTTCCTTGCAATTCTTGACCATCTGACACACGATCAAGAAATTAAAATTATATGGTAACTCAAAACAATAATGCATAATAAGATTTAATAACGAACGGAACCAAATATTCTAATAAGGAATTCAAAAAAGTTCAAGAATACAATTTTTGAATCACCTTTAAGCTTCCCTTACCTTAAAGAGGtttaaaattttttaatatatatataaaggattTTTTTTCAGTAATTGTATAAAagaattttttgttacactattcGTGCCCCTTATAGCGGATTTTGATAGTTCTAATAGATTCATATTTatatgtttgaaaaataattgtagtctgaatcaaacacatattttaAAACTCACTCGATCATCATTTAACTCGGAATCAACAACATTTAAGTTCTGAATTTGTCGTTGTATTAAAATTCATCATATTAGGAAGCGGACATTCTATCCTATCCAGATTCCATTAGTGAAAATTTTActggactgttgttgttgtttgatgttgCATATTAGGGAAGAAGTTGAAAAGTACTCAAACCTATTTCCCCATTTGGAGTGGAGTTCAAGAATAAGGCGTTCTTCTTGAGGAGTCATCTTGCCACGTTTAAGACCAGGATGCAAGTAATTTACCCAACGTAACCTGCAACTCTTTCCTGTTCTTTTCAAACCTAATAAAGATATTAGGGTTAGAAATTGCTCCAAAAAAAAAGGATTTCATGTCCTAAATAAGATTACCTATTATATGAGTCTCCCTCCAACCTTTAAAAACCTGAAACTTTGGCCAAGAAATCCCATCGTCGATCtccaaataagttcacataaaatGCTAGTTGAAGATCTTCTTGTTCACTCCATGGACCTTTTCTTGCTTCCTCTTGCGCcattttttgctctttttctGCTTGCTTCTCCCTCTTTTGAAGTACTATGGACTCTCTAGCTTTACCTTTTTCTGATTCACCTAATTAGTTGGTGCATAGGATTGTGCTAATGAGTGATATTTATACTTGAAATAATTGGCTTGACATGTTTGACACCAACGGATGTGAGGATGGGGTTTTATGTTTCCCTTTTctttaagatattttttttttctgaacttCAATGACTCGACTAATCCAGATTTGTACCGAGTAATCCCACTAGCTAATGGAATAAAACACTCTCTACATAAAAGTTTTCCGTCACGTAAGAGAGGGTGATCTAACATTTAAACTTGATTAACTCAATTTAAGATTCTTATTAGCAATAAACTCATTTGTGCTTTTGAAATTACGGGATTAGATTTAAATATAATTTGTCGAAATTTAGGGCTTTTTCACACATATTTATGTTTGATATCAGAAGTGTATGAATATTATGCTCCATCTATATCTGATTAAGGTCGTAGAAATTAATCTCAATCATCCCATCACATTTTgctattctttcttttttttgtttttttaagttTATACTCCATTAAAGAATAGAAGTGTATCTTCACTTTCTAAGTGGTGTGCGCGTGCTCATTGTGGTGGAAGAAACCAATGTTGCATATGATGTAAGCCATTAAGAGGAAAGAGCGTAAGTGATGATAAATTTAGATAAGAGGTTGATATGTTGATGCAACTCTCATAACCAGCCGTCCATTTCACTGTAAATTGCATTCCTTGTTGGAATTTGTCTTTATACTGACTTACATCTCTAGGaaaatttaaacaattaaatagaCGTGTGGAATGCACAAGTTATGCCTActcgatttttattttattttatatgcgAATCCATTAATAAAGGTACAAGTGGCAAATAGTGGGTTGCATCAAATTTCGACGGGATCAACAAGTCAAATCAATAAATTAGACGGTTGTGATTCAATATGTTCAAAATGAATCGAGCAAAGATTCATCGAATAATGAGTCATTATCCAACCCGCTCAGCTAgggtgttcaaaccgaaccggaaaaTCGCATCAAACTATAAAGTCAAACCAATCCGAttagatttggtttgatttgatttgatattgagacaaaaacccgaaccaaaccgacatataaatatataatttttatatatacttttaattaagactttatatagaattttcttttaaaaaagaatatctagaaatatttagGATCTTcttatgaaataaaaatatttatataactatgaagtgcattcatttttatttactttaaataatgtGTTGTATCACTTTCTTATGCATCAATCATCtcttgttcttccatattcatatatcaagatttcttatatctttttcaaattagaaatagtatttcgataatttaaatttaaatagaacatatcattatttaggtatcatattgatttttatgtttaattattaaattcgattAACCTTTAAAGCGTACATCAtcaaaaaattattgttagataactaaaaaaataactatcatgtgttactaaaacaatctcccataagaatattttaatatatcatatatttgttgatttttttaatttttactaaacTTATATTCACTTATTAAAaatttatctataactttaacaaagtaagattgaaataatattcatgtagcaaaaaatccgaaaaacctgaaaacccgacaaaaccaaaccaatccaaactgatatagttggtttggtttgattctGATAGAAATCGAACCAACACGGTCCATGCATACCCCTACCCTCAGGCATGAGCCAACTCCAATTGTTTCATTTCGTGGtttggaaaaaaatataaaaactaatACTCCCTTTGTCccttttttgataatttttttagtttgttccaaaaataacaatcttctatatttaaaaaaaaaacttaaacttCTAATCTTTCATTAATGAGATGATTATTCATACAAATGTCTATATCTTATTTTAGATCACATGTTTCAAATTTTTTTCGTTCTTTCTTACTTAAATTATGGCCAACGccatcacataaattgggatgaATGGAATACATATTTTCTTGAATAATTAACTTAAGTATTTTCAACTTtgcatgaatatatatatatatatatatatatatatatatatatatatatatatatatatatatatatatatatatatattctgaattgttagataaaaatattaaaggatggaaaaaaCTTGATGGGTCATTAGAGATTTAATCCTTCATTTCTATTCAACAAAAGGATCACAATATAACACGTTTAAATTTGAACGAATTGGACGGattattcaaaaaatattaaatttttccaactttagATAAAGGTAAATATTGGACGAAGACATTACCGATGGATCATTAACGCTCTTCATGGTAATAAACCCCTTCTAATTAGTGTTGTATTAATGAAATGCTAATCTATAAAAATTAAAGATGCATGAGACTTATGATCAACTCCTTTGAGGCTTACACCTTGCCTAAAACGTCTCACCTCATACCCGTACCTTTTAAAACGGTGCTTATCTGTGAGTTGATGATAATGGAGATAATTGATAGAGAATCAAGTTACAAGATCTGCTTCCTCAAGTACATTGataacaaaacacatgaaaagaGAGAGGCATGTTCGGATATTATGGGAAAAGTCAGACTTTGAGAGAAGTTACAAGATCTGCTTCCTCAAGTACTTTGATGAGCTCTTGCCAACTTTTTTGTCCCTTGACTTCAGAAAAGGCCATTGATCATCTGGTGATGTGAAGCATAGGATACAAACAAATACGTAAAAAAGGAGATCAAATAAAATAATAGGGTTTCAGAAGTGGGAAATCAATAGTAGGAAACTATGCATAAGTCAAGGCTTACAGTACAATTTTAACTGGGGATCGTATATATAATTATGCTCTCAATAACTTTAGTTATGAACATATGCTCCTCTCTCTAGATCGTATATATAATTATGCTTTCAATAACTTtagtttaaattttatatttatcttaaattttttatttaatatataagttattgggtctattattcaagggatagggagattgatgaagatgtcataCATCGTATtagggcgggatggatgaaatggagactcgctttcGGTGTTTTGtatgacaagaaggtgccactgaaacttaagggtaagttctacagagtggttgTCAGACCAACGATATTGTATGGGattgagtgttggccagtcaagatcgctcatgtccagaagatgaaggtagcagagatgaggatgttgagatggatgtgcgggcacgccaagttagataggatcagaaataaGGTTATTCGTGATAAGGTGGGTGTGGTCCCTATTGagaacaagatgcgggaagcgcggcttaggtggtttggtcatgtgaagaggaggagcacagatgtcccggtgaggaggtgtgagaggttgacattggagggcctacggagaaGTAGatgtaggccaaagaagaggtggggagaggtgattagacaaGACATGGCGCATCTTCAGCATCTCTATCCTtacaagataggggtaaggtctgcgtatactctACCCTCCCTAAATTTCACAATATGAGATAATACTGagtatattattgttattgtatttAATTCAGAACCTAATAACTTAAAATTATTGAAATCTTAAACTCATAACCTTCGAATATATCCTTGATCAGCCTCTATCAGTATAGTATATTTTCGCCGTTCctttttatttatgttttccttCTGATTCACATTTAAATAAAGGGTTGACAGCATCTACTCTACGTCCACTTAgtcatccaaaaaaaaaaaaaggaaaggaaaaagatgagAGCTGCTTTTTCATGTGTTAAATTTGAGTACGTAACTGCATTCCTTTAGATGTTCCAATTATATCTAGCATGTAAATTGTTACTGTCCAAAATTTGTCtagttgtgatgacacctaactcgATTTGTCATGTAAGTTAaatacagtcaacacaaatttACTGAAATTAATATGAAGCAAACAAGTGAAATAATTGAAATATATACAACTGACCAAGGACTAGTAACACAAGTTATGAGTTaatatgatttagatttacaaaccGGTACTAAGAATAATTACAATATTTCTTTGAAGTTTACATAAATAGAATTTAAAATTCTATACTATCATGAACGAAAGGTAACTTGAGTTTGGAATTACGGGGATGTCTTCAATGTCATGCTTCGTCTTCCACGGCTATGCAATTCCaagatctacacacaaggtgcggaagtgtagcatgagtacaaccgaccccatatattCAGTAAGTACTTTGACTAAcgtcggtgaagtagtgacgaggtttttaAATCAAAAGATACCTACTCATTATTTTACCTGTGCATATGATAAGCAGAAAGAGCGATACGAGAAAAAGATACAAATAACCACATAGTAAATGAAACGAGGACATAAATAACAGAGGGTGCCAGAATAATATCACGACTCAGTCTTACAATACAATATGGTAACAGAAAACAATGGACATGAATAACCTTAATTCGCCttctctgttgcggcgtgcaacccgatccacacacacatatatccacaaatatatataaagaaaatgtctTCTCTAATGGGGCATGAAAGCCTATccataaatacaaatataaatatcGTTGCGCATGTACAACCCGAACCCATATATCATATCAaaactattgcagcgtgcaattTGATCCCACACATATAATATTTTTTCTGTTGCGGCACACAAATCGATTCACAACCAAGCACAGGAAACTTATAATGTAATATCAAAAAGACTAATATACGGAAATCAACTAAGAATACAAACCCAACTAAACAAGATGAGCACCTCAGCACCGCATAGCTAATCTCCCACATATAAAGACAAGGCTCCGACAAAGCGTAATCACATAACCAATCTAAAATTCACCAAATCCGGTTAAATAAAGGGAAGTGGAACATTAAATGGTTATAGATGTTTATCAAGTAAGAATAGTGATCAAATGAGGACATTCAGTATATATGAAATTATGTAGCAAATAGAAGCATATAACAAGTGAAGGCATTCAACAAGTAAAAGTATATGGTAAGTAAAAAATATATGGTAAGTGAAGACAATTAGTAATTGAGGGCATGTAACGTGTATGGG
Proteins encoded in this region:
- the LOC107830886 gene encoding transcription factor MYB48-like; this translates as MAQEEARKGPWSEQEDLQLAFYVNLFGDRRWDFLAKVSGLKRTGKSCRLRWVNYLHPGLKRGKMTPQEERLILELHSKWGNRWSRIARKLPGRTDNEIKNYWRTHMRKKAQDDRKNKASISPSSSFSNCSSYFSSNSPDVEFMPITENNERNFYDTGGLLGVHEQISLQNAGKKKVGDQEKGKSMKVYSMDEIWKDIELLSEENDTKNKPILPSTMWEYCPDSTLWMTDEEETKMFPQFYCLDNQDNTFFIG